The sequence GGAACTCGACCGTATCCGCCTGGAAGGCACCGCCTACAGCATCGCCGAACGCGAAGTCGGCGTCGCCAGTGTCAGCGCGGCCGTGATGACCGGCCCCAAACGGATACTCGGCGCCCTGTCGGTGAGCGGCCCCATGCAGCGGATCGTGCCCAACATCGAGCGGCTGCGCCTCCAGGCCGCCCGCGCCGCCCGCTGCCTCACCGCCTCCTGGGAGGACGGCGACTTCCCGCCGGGGGACCCGCTCACGCCCGGGACGGAGACCGAGGACGCGCGCGACGAAACCGCCTGACCGCCTGTCAGCGCACCCGCGGTCGGGCCCCGCGCGCCGGCCGGTCCCGGGTCCCGTTCACACCCACCCGGCCACCACCGCGAAGCGGTACCTCTTGTAGAGGCAGTCCACCTGGCTGAATCCCGCTTCCGTCAGCCAGCTCAGGTGCGTGGCGACGGGCGCGGGAAGGTCGTAGGCCATCCGCTTCACGGCCTCGTCGATCTCCCGCGGGCTCGCGCCGAGCGCGACCACCTCGCGGTGCCAGGTCTCCTCGTACAGCGCGTCCAGGGCGGGGGTGCCGCCGGCCACCTGCTCCGCGTTGACGAACACGCCGCCCGGCCTCATCACCTCGCGCACCCGCCGGTAGATGTCGCGCTGGTCGGGGTGCGGAAGGTGGTGGATGGCCAGGGCGGAGATCACGATGTCATACGGCCCCTGCGGCAGCGGCGCCCGCAGATCCTGCTCGTAGATCGTCCGTTCCACCGCGTAGAGGTCGAGCATCTGGTCGGCGACGGCCAGCATGGCGGCCGAGGAGTCGACCAGATCGACGGTGGCGTTCGGCAGCGGGAGGGCCAGCTCCCCGCTGAACAGGCCGGTTCCGGCGCCGAGGTCGAGGACCCGCGGCGCGGGGCCGTGCCCGCGCACGGCCACGTCGATCGCCAGGCCGTAGAAGTCGTTGAGGTGGGGGACCAGCCGCGAGCGGGCCTCGTCATAGCGCTTGGCGCCGTCGCCGAAAAGGCGCGAGACCTCCCCCTCCACGGTGCCCCCGAAGTCGTAGCCAACTGGACCGCTGCTCACTATAAAGTGCGAACCGGATTCCCCGTCACCGGACGTGGCCAAAACCCCGGCCCCCGGCCCGCGCGGAGACGAGGCTCGCTGGAGGGATGACGGGGCGTCAATTATATTGACGAGGGGGCACTTCGCGGCCGGCATGAGGCCGCCCCAGGGGCCGGGCCCGGAGCTGCGCCCGGCCTGCCGGACACCGCTCCGGCCGAGCACGCTTCCCCATCGGGTGAGGACGTTGCGAAGGAGCCTACGTGACGCGGGTTGAACCGTTCAGCATCGGTTTGGTGGGGGCGGGACCGAGAGGTCTGATCGCTCTGCAACGGCTGTGCTCGGGCGTCGCCGCGTCCGCGTCCGACCGGCCGGTCCACCTCCATGTGATCGACCCGTACGAGCCGGGCGCGGGGCGGGTGTGGCGGCGCGACCAGAGCAGGTCGCTGCTGATGAACAGCCCCTGCGAACGCGTGACGGTGTTCCGCGAATCCCCCCTGCCGGGCGAGCGTGCCGCACGGCCCACCGCGGGGCCGACGCTGTGGAACTGGGCCCGCGCCGTGGCCGACGGCAGCATTCCCGCCGACCCTCAGGCGGAGGCGGAGGCCCGCTCGCTGACCCCCGCGGCCTGCACCACCCGCGCCTTCCACGGCAGTTACCTCCGCTGGGCCTTCGACCACGTACGCCGCAGCGCACCCGCACGGGTGCAGATCTTCGACCACCGCGCCACCGCCCGCGCGCTGGACGACGCCCCGAACGGCTGCCAGGCGATCCGGCTCGCCGCGGCCGACGGCCGGGAGTTGACGCTGACCGTGGACGCGGTCGTCCTCGCCCAGGGCCACGTCGACATGCTCCCCGACGCCGGCGAGGACTGGTTCGCCGGCTGGGCCCGGGCCCGGGGTCTGGTCCACGTACCCGCGTCGAATCCGGCCGACGTGAACCTTGACGGCATCGCCGCCGGCGAACCGGTCCTGATCCGTGGCCTCGGCCTCAACTTCTTCGACTACGTGGCGATGCTGACCACGGGACGCGGCGGCCGCTACGAGCGCGCGGCGAGCGGACGGCTTCGCTACCTGGCCTCCGGGCGCGAGCCCGTGCTGTTCGCGGGGTCGGGCCGCGGTGTCCCGCAGCCCTCCTCGTCGGCCTCCGAGCCGCCCTCCGAGCCGCTCTGCGCGCCGGGCGTCGACCTCGCCGCCCGCCTGCGGGAGAGCGCGGGCAGCGGCCCGATCGACTTCCGCCGCCACATCTGGCCGCTGGCCCTGCACGAGATCGGACGGCTGCGCAACGCCCCGGCGGCCCCCGTGCCGGTCGACGACACCTCCGCCTCCCAGCGCGACGTCGACGCGCTGGTCCAGCCGGCCTCGGGGCTGACCTTCCGGAGCCCCGGCGAATACCGCGAGTGGGCCGCCCGGTTGATGCATACGGACCTGCGGCCCGAGGGCGCGCGCCCCGAGGCGGTCGGCCGCGCGCTGAGCGCGGTGCGGCGGCAGGTCCGCGACCTCGCGCGCGAGGGCCGCATCAGCGGCAGGTCCTTCCGCGACCACGTCCTGGGGACCTTCGCCTCCCTGGACAACGTGGGCGCGGAGGGCCCGCAGACCGCCTGGCTGGAGGAGCTGTCGGCCCTGATGGACAGCGCTGTCGTCTGCCTGGTCGGCCCGCACATGCTGATCGAGGCCGACGAGGACGCCGGGCGGTTCGCCGCGTACTCACCGGCGGTGAGCGGCAGCCGGGTCGTCGCGCGCTGCCTGATCGAGGCCCACCTGCCGGCGCCCGACATCCGCCGCACCAGCGACCCGCTGCTGCGCCATCTCGCCGCTACCGGCCAGATCCGCCAGCGCTCCCTCCCGGACGGCCGGGGGGACTACGCCACCGGAGCGCTCGACGTCGACACCGCGACGGTGGCGGTCGTCCGTGCCGACGGGACGCCCCACCCGCGGCGCTTCGGCTACGGCCCGCCGACCGAACTCGTGCCCTGGGTCACCTCCCTCGACGTGTCGGGCATTGTCGGGGAGGCGTTCCGGGACGCCGATCGCATCGCCGCGGGGTGCCTGCGCCTCATGGATACGGCCGACCGCTCCCTCGACCCGGTGGCCTGCTCGGCGCGCTATTCCGTTCCGCAGTCACCGTGACCAGGAAATCGAACAGCTCGCCGACTCGAACAGCCGACCAGCCGGCAAAGGCGAGACGGCGCCGATCCGGGCCATCCAGCGGTGGCACGCGCCGTCTTGGATCGTCGGATAGAGTCAGGGCCGGGCCTGCGGTGGTGAGCAGAAGGAAATACCAGCGCTCCTCGCGTCTGAACACAGCGGAGTCAGTGGAGCCGGCGGAGTCATATGGACCTGGGAATTGACGGCAAAGTCTTCCTGATCACCGGTGGGACCAAGGGACTTGGCCTCGCCGCCGCCCATGCCCTCGTCGGTGAGGGCGCTCGGGTGGTGGTCTCCTCACGCGGTCAGACCGCGGTCGACGAGGCCGCGGCGGCGTTGGGCGGCCCGGAGAACGTCCTGGGCCTGGCCGCTGACAACGCGGACGCCCTGGCGGCAGAGCGGATGGTGGCCTCCGCCCTGCGCCGCTTCGGCCGGTTGGACGGCGTGCTGATCAGTGTGGGCGGTCCGCCCACCGGCCCGATCACCACGATCACCGATGAGCAGTGGCGGGATTCCTTCGAGTCGGTATTCCTCGGTGCGTTGCGCCTCGCCCGTGCCGCCGCACCCGTACTCCCGTTCGACGGATCGATCGGATTCGTGCTGTCCTTGTCCGTGAAATCCCCCTGGCCGAACATAAGCATCTCCAACGGCTTGCGCCCAGGACTCGCTATGGCCGCCAAAACACTCGCCGACGAGCTGGGCCCGCGCGGCATCAGGGTCAACGGCTTCGTTGTCGGCTCGATCGCCACCGATCGGCTCAAAAGCCTGGAGTCGGCCAACGACGATCCGGAGCGGGCCCGCGCCGCACGGACCGCCGAAATCCCGCTGCGACGCTACGGCACACCTGAGGAGTTCGGCCGCCTGGCCGCCGTCATCCTGTCGCCGGCGGCGTCCTACGTCACCGGCACCATGATCCACATCGATGGCGGCGCCCTGCGCACCCTGTGACCTACGCTCGTCGGAAGGGGCTTGGGCGTTCGTCGCCCGGCCTGCGAGGAGTGGGGACGACTCCTGGCACGGGGACGCGCACCAAGTGGGGTGCGGGCCTGTCCGGGGCGTACGCACCGCGATGCCGGGTCCCGCGAGTTCCCCGGCGGACTGTCGCGGCTGCCGGAGGTCCGGCGCGGGAGCCGCCCCGCGGGTCGGCGGGCTCAGCGTGCCGCGGTGAGCCGGTCGATGAACGGCTGGATGTGGCGCAGCAGTTGTCCGTGGTGGGGTGGGGTGAAGACGTCGAAGTGGCCGCAGTCCAGGTCCCGGACGGTGAGGCGGGTGGCGAGCGAGCGCCAGCGGGCGATCTGCGCCTCGCGGTCGGGGCTCGCGCAGGCGAGCAGGAGTGTGGGGGTGTCGCTGGGCTGCCGGACGCGATGGGCCCGTGCGGCGGTGAGATGGGCGGCGGCGGTGGAGCGCAGCAGCGCCGGCTCGAAGCCCGAGGAGAGTCCGCCGGCGGAGTGTTCGATGCTGTCGAGCGGATGGGAGCGCAGCAGCGCGTTGTCCGGTTCCAGTTCGGGGTGGCTGTCGATCATGACGACGGCGGGCGGCGGCGTACCCCCTGCGGTCCCTGCGGCCGCGGCCTCCGCGGCCAACTCCCAGGCGAGGATGCCGCCCAGCGACCAGCCGGCGAGCAGGGCGGGCGGTCGGGGAAGCGCGTCGAGGAGTTCCCGGTAGGCGGCCGTCATCCGTGGGACGCTCCGCTCCGGGCGCTCGCCGGGCAGCAGCCCCGCGGCGCGGATGCCGTAGACCGTGCCGTGCCGGGCCAGTCGCCGGGCCAGGCGGAGGTACTGGCCGAGCCCGCCGCCGGCGGGGTGGATCAGTACGCTGTCCAGCGGGCCGCTGCGCCGGCCCAGGGTCATGAGCAGCCCGGGTTCTTCGCTCATCGGCCGGCCCGTTGGGTGACGGCGATGCACACCAGCACCGCGACCGCGGCGACGGCCGCGATCACCGGCGGGCGCTCGCCGAGCATCGGAACCGACCAGATCAGGGTGAGCAGCGGCTGGGACAGCAGGATCTGGCTGGCCCGGGTGATGCCGATGGCCGCGATCCCGCGGTACCAGACCAGCGGGCCGAGGAACTGCGCCCCGGCGCCCAGCCAGATCAGGCCGATCAGCGAGCGCGCGGTGGGGTGCGGATGGTCGACGAGCAGGGCGGCCACCGAGCCGGCGGCGGTGAGCGGCAGGCAGATCACCAGGGCCCAGGCGATCACCTGCCAGCCCGGCATGGCCCGGGCCAGCAGCCCGCCCTCGGTGTATGCCGCCGCGGCGACCAGCAGTGACGCGAACAGGTACAGGTCCGCCGCCGAGAACGTCCCGCCGCCCTGCTGGAACGCGAACCCGACGACCACCGCCGCCCCGGTCAGCGCGGCGGCCCAGAACACCGGCGGCGGCCTGACCCCGGTCCGCGCGGTGCCGTAGACGGCCGTGGTCAGCGGCAGGAGTCCGGCGATCACCGCGGCGTGGGTGGAGGTGGTGGTCTGCAGCGCCAGCGTGGTCATCAGCGGGTATCCGACGATCAACCCGCCCGCCACGGTGGCCAGTCCGGCCCAGTGCGCGCGCCGGGGGAGGGGGACCCGCCGGGCCAGCAGGCAGCCGCCCGCGATCAGCGCGGCCAGTACGGCGCGCACGGTGGTCACCGTCCACGGGCCCATGCCCTCCAGGGCCCAGGCGGTGGCCGGGAAGGTGAGCGAGAAGACCACCACGCCCGCCACGGCCGACACGCTCCCCGGCACTCTCGCTCGATCGGCGCCCTCCGCCACGTCCGCCGGTGCGGCGGCTCGCCGGGTGGTCGCGCCGGGCTCCACGTCCATGGCGGGGCCTTTCCTCATCGCGCTCATCAGAGGTTCCGCGCCAGCGCCTCGCGTAGCGCCGTACGGTCGATCTTTCCGTTGGTGGTGTAGGGGAAGGAACGACGGACGCTGACGGCCACCGGCACCATATAGGCGGGCAACCGCTCCCGTAGCCCCGCCAGCAGGGTGTCCGGGTCGAGCCGGGCGCCGGACTGCGCGGTGCAGGCGGCAGCGAGCCGCTCCTGCCCGGCGGCGCCGTCGAGTGACAGCACGACCGCCTCGTTGACGCCCGGTACCGCGCGCAACGCCGCCTCGATCTCGCCGAGTTCGACGCGGTAGCCGCGGATCTTGATCTGGTGGTCGAGCCGGCCCAGGTGGACCAGCCCGTCCGGGCTCCGGCGCACCCGGTCCCCGGTGCGGTACCAGAGGTCGTCCGAGGGGGGATCGGCCCGCTCGACCACGGTGGTACGCCCCTGCTCCCGGCGCAGGAAGCGCCCGATGTTGTCCTGGGGGTCGAGATAGCCCGGGAAGCGCTGGACGCCTCGTACGCACAGCTCTCCCTCGTCGGCCTCGCGGCCGTCCTCGTCGACGACCAGGTGTTCCAGGCCGGGGTAGAGGGTGCCGATCGGTACGGCGCCGCCCGGCCCGGCGGCGGGCGTGCTGTCGGCGGGAGTGCCGGTGCCGGCGGCGGGAGTGCCGGTGCCGGCGGCGGGAGTGCCGGTGCCGGCGGCGGGAGTGCCGGCGACGCGCGCGCCCGGTGCGGGCATCCGGAACTCGGTGCAGCTGAGGGTGAGTTCGGTGGGGCCGTAGAGGTTCTCCAGCACGCTGCGCGGCGCGGCCCGCTGCCACGCGCTCGCCTGGGCGAGGGTGAGCGTCTCGCCGCAGAACAGGCTCCAACGCAGTGACGGCATGCTGTCCGGGGCCAGCGCCCGCAGCCGCCGGGCGAAGGAGATGACCGAGGGCACCGAGAACCAGTGGGTCAGCCGCTCGCGGGCGACGAAGCGGGCGGGTGCCAGGACGTCGTCGGGGCCCGGCACCACCAGCGTCGCACCCGATCCCCAGGCCGCGAAGAGATCGAAGACCGAGAGGTCGAAGGTGAGCTCGAAGGTCTGCGACAGCCGTGCGCCGACGTCCAGTTGGTAGCGGTCGATGACATGGCTCAGATAGGCGTCGACGGAACGGTGCTGGATCGGGACGCCCTTGGGGGAGCCGGTCGATCCCGAGGTGAACAGGACGTAGCCGATGTCCCGCGGTCCCCGGCCGCCCGCCGGGAGGGCCGGCAACGCGCGCGCGGGCGGCAGGGAGTCGAGGTCGGGCGAGAGCAGTCGGGCGCCCAACTCGGCGGCGGCGTGGTCGGGTTGGGCGAGGACCAGATCGAGCCCGGCCGCCTTGGCGATGGCCGCGTTGCGGGCCGCCGGGAATGCCGGGTTGAGCGGCACCACGCTCGCGCCCAGCCGCTGGACGGCCAGATAGCCCGCGTAGGCGTGCGGGGTGCGGGAGGCCAGCAGCCCGATCCGCCGCAGCGGCCGGCCGGGGTCCGCCGCGTGCAGCGCTTCGGCCAACCGGCCTGCCAGGGAGTCGAGTTCGGCGTAACTCCAGGGCCGGCCGCCGACTTCCAGGGCCACCGCGGCGGGATGGAGGCGCGCGGTGTCGGCGAACCACCCGTACATGCCGCGCTGTTGGGTCATGGCTGCTGCTCCGCGGGCTCGATGGGGAACGGGGCCGGTGCGCCGTAGGCGACGCTCAGGGGGAGGGAGGCCCGGTTGCGCAGCGACACCCAGGAGTAGCGGCCCCAACTGCCGGCCCGCGCCGCCGGGCGGACCCGGACCCGCCAGGGCCGCCCGGCGAAGCCGCTGCCCTCGGCCTTGACGCATGCCTCCTGGACCGTCCACAGCCAGGCGAACTCGGTGGTGCGGCGCTCGGCCGGCAGCCGGGCCCACTCCTCGGCGCGGCCCTGGGTACAGCGGCGCAGCAAAGCGGGCCGGACCGCCGCCGGGACGTGCTGGACGTCGACGCCGACCGCGCGGTCCAGTGCCGCGCAGACGGCGACGGCCCCCCGGTCGTGGCTGATGCTGATGCCGATCCGGGGACGGCCGGCCAGGGCGGGGCGGCCACCCGGCCGGTAGACGACGGGCGCGCCGGCGGCCTCCGGGTACCGCGCCCGGAGCAGGGCACGCAACAGCCCTCGGCCCGCGAGTAGTTCGGCGGTCCGCCACGGCGGAAGGCCCTCGGCCGCGGCCAGATCCTCCCGGGTCGGCGGGGCGTACGGCGCGGGCTCCTGGTGGCGGTCGAACCGCTCCTCGTCGTGGAAGGCGCCCCGCCTCTCGTGGAGGGCGACCCAGATGCCCGGGGCGGCTTCGAGCCGCAGGCCCGGCCCCGTGATCGGCGGCGGTACGGTCATGGCGTCAGCCCGTCCAATACGGCGTCCAGACGCTCGGCGACGATGTCCAGGGTCACCTCGGTGGTGCCGCCGCCGATGCCGAAGATCGCCGCCTCGGTGCGCAGCGCCTGCGCCCCGCCCCGTGCGAAGCCGTCGGCGCCCTGCAACCGAGCGCACTCGGCGAGCACATGGTCCACCGTCGCCCCCGACGCGGCCTTGAGGAGGGCGGCCGCGGTGCCGTCCCGCTCGTCGGCGATCCGGTCCCGCAGCTGCATCCACAGGGCGTGCAGCCCGGCGACGCGGACCGCGCACTCGGCCAGGCGCTGGCGGACGCCGGACCGCCGGCGCAGCGCGGTGTCCTCGACGATGCGGCTGCCCAGCCGCCGGTCGGTGTCGGCGATGATCCTGCGGCACAGGTCGATCGCCCAGCCCGCGGAGGCCAGCCGCTCCACCGCGATGTGCTGGGCGAACGCCGCCATGCCGCGGCCCTGCCGCCCCACCAGGTGGTCATTCGTCAACCGGACGTCGGAGAAGCGGAGATGGCCGACCCCGGAGCCGGCGAAAACCTCGGTGTCCGCGGGCTCGGCCGTGACCCCCGGAGTGTCCAGGGGCACCAGGACCCAGGTGAAGTTGGTGAAGTGCCGCCCGGGCGACCGGCGGGCCAGGACCAGGGCGTCGCCGGCGGTGGTCGCCGAGGTCACCCAGCGCTTGGTGCCGTCGACCACCAGCCCGTCGGGCCGCGTGCGGACCGTGGTGGTGAGCGCCGCCAGGTCGGAGCCCGCGCCCTCGTCCGTGGCGGCCAGGGCGACCAGCCGCTCGCCGCGCAGCGCCGCTTCCAGGCACGCGGCGGTCGTCTTCGAGCGGGAGCCCGCGGCGAGCAGCGGCACCGCCGTCGCCAGGTGGACGCAGAGCGAGAGCACCGGGCCCAGCGCCCCCTCGGCGTCGGCGGCGGCCAGCAGCTCCCTGAGCACGAGCGGGTCGAGCCGGCCAGCTGCGGCGTGCGGGTAGAGCCGCCGGAACTGCCCGGCGTCCGCGAACTCCTTGAGGAGCCGGTGGACGCGGGCCGGGGGAACGGCGGTTGGGGGAAGGGTGGTTGGGGGATCGGGGGCCGGAGGCGCGGCGCCCGGGGGAACAGCGGCGGCGCGGTCGTCAGGCAAAGGACACCCCCGCGTCGAGCAGGGCGAGGACGCCGTCCGCCTGGTGGAGACGGTCGTTGCTGTAGTTGAGCGGTGCGGAGCGCAGATCGCGCAGCGCCTTCTCCAGGCGGGTCGGCGAGTTCCTGAGATAGCCGTGCCGCAGCCCGACGGCGTCGATCAGGTCCTCCACGGCGCGATGGCACTCCTCGGAGGCGGTCAGCTTGAGGCTGTTGATCAGCAACTGGTTGCGGGGCAGCGAGACATCGGTGCCGCCCTCTGCGGCGGCGGTGACCACGGCGGCGGTGTGGCGGAGCAGCGCGTGGACGGTGTCCAGCCGCTGCCGGGCCCGGGAGAGCCGGCTCAGCAGCAGCTCCGACTCGAGTCGGCCGTCCTTGCCCCGGGCGGACTCCCGCAGCATCCGCAGCACCCGGGACAGCGCCCCCGCGGCCGTGCCGAGCCAGCAGGCCGACCAGCCCAGGTGCGCCAGCGGGCCGAGGGTCTGCAGCACCACCGCGCGGAACTCGCCGTGCTCGCCGACGACCTGGTGCCCCGGGATGCTGCCGGTCAGCCGCAGGGCCACGCTGTGGCTGGCCCGCATCCCGAGCGGGTCCCATTCCCCGGAGGCGGTGATCTCCAGCTGGTCGCGGCGGGCGAAGACCAGGGAGACCGCGTCGGCGGAGAGCGCCTCGGGGGCGCGCATGCTGATCAGGAAGCCGTCGGCGTACGCCCCGCCGGTCACGATCGGCGCGAACCGGTCGAGTTCCAGGTGCCCGGACCGCCCTTCGTCCGCGGAGAGTTGGGCGCCCGCGGTGAGCAGATGGCCGCCCTTGCCCGATTCCGTGGTCACCGACGCCAGGTACATCCGTCCGGCCGCGATCTCCGGCAGCAACTCCTCGGCGAGCGGCGGGGCGGCGTGGGTGACCACGCAGGCCACCTGCTGGCAGTGCATCGCGAAGATCAGAGCCGCGGACAGGTCGGTGCGGCCCAGCGCGATGCTCACGTCCAGCAGTTCGTCCAGGGTGCCGCCCAGGCCGCCGTACTCGGTGGGGACCATCAGCCCGAGCAGCCCGCCGGCCCGCAGCTCATCGAGCACCGCGACCGGGAACTCGGCCGCCGCGTCGGTCTGCTGGGCGTACTTCTCGGCCACCGCGCGGGCCTGATCGGTCTGCTGGGCGAAGCGACCGCCGGCCGCCGGGCGAGGACGCGCGGACTCAGACATCGGCGCCGCCGTCCTGTGTCGCGACCGCCGACCACAGCGCGCCGGCCGTGCTGAAGGTCTTCTCGACCAGCGCCTCGTCGGGCAGTTCGACGCCCAGCTCGTCCTCCAGGGCGAGCAGCAGCTCGATCGACTGCATGGAGGTCAGCCCGGCCTCCCGCAGCCGGGTGTCCGGGGTGATCGGCCGGTCGGCCAGGTGGGGGAGGAAAGGCCGGAGTATCCCGGTGAAGCGTTCGTCCATCACGGCGCGGGCACCCTTCTCGGTCGGTGTGGACGCCGGGCTCACCCGGCGCCGCCATTGAGCCGTCGCTCGACCAGTTCGCACAGGTCGACGATGCGGTGGAGTCGTTCGGGCAGGAGGTCTCCGGGGCCGAACTCGATGGCGAAGTCCTCCTCCAGGCCGTCGACGATCTCCAGCATCCGCAGGGAGTTGAAGGCGGGGAGTCCGGTCAGGTCGGCGTCGGGCGCGGGCACGTCCCGTATGCCGAGGACCCGCCCGACGATCCCGGCCACCGTCGAGGCGACCTGCTCGGGGGAAGGCGGATCACCGCCGGCCGCCTCGACGCCACCGGCCCCCCGGTCGCCACCGGAGAGCACTTCCGGGTCGGCGTGCAGGAGTTCGGCCGCCCGCGTCAGCAGATCTGGTGGCTCCGCCCGGCCCCGGGCGACGCGGCGGGAGGTCAGATACGTGTACTCGACCAACCCGTCCCAGCGGGCGAGGTGCTCCTCGACGTGCTGCGGGGTCCCCGCGTCCCCCTGGGCCAGATACGCCGCACGCAGCCGGCGTGACCGGGCCAGCAGCCAGGTCTCCATGGTGAACTGATCGAGCGTCAGCTTGCGGTCGGGATGCTCGGCGTACGCACGGAGGTAGTCGTCGGCCCCGGCGGACGATATCCGCACCTCCTCGCCCGGCGGACCGAGAGGAGCGGGACCGAGGGGCGTGGGGGCTAACTGGAAGGCCTGGCCCGGTCCGGCGTCCAGGACCGCGGCCAACTCCTCCCGTTCGAGGCGCAGTCGCGTCGGGCGCGCCGCGCCCCACGGAGTGTCGTTGTAGTAGGCGTCCGTCACCGCAAGGGCGCCGTCGCCGTCGGGTTCGGCCAGGAAACTGTGCTCGATGTGGCGCTGCCCGTGGTAGGGCACCCAGGGCAGGTGATAGGCGTCCGCGACCACCCACGCCGTCTCCCGTAGCGATCGCGCCCAGTCGCCGTCGGCGCCGGGCCACTTCTGCGCGAGGGCGAGGCAGAGGAGGTCCGCGGCGTCGGCCAACGCCGCGTCCAGGGAGGGCTCGACGGTGGGCAGGCCGTGCGGACCGGGGCGGGTGCGCAGGCGCAGCGCGGCGCCCAGCCGCAGGTGGGTCCCGGCGCCGTGGTACCGGTCGGCCAGCACCGCGAGGTTGCTCTGGAAGCAGTCCAGCAGTTCGGCTCGGATCTCCGGCGCCGCGGTCACAGCAACTCCCCCGCCGCGTCGTCGACGTCGAAGGGGAACCGGTCGGCGAAGGCGGGCTTGAGGTCGGCGAGCCAGATCGCCGCGGGGTCGTACGCGGCGTAGAACGGCCGGCCGACCAGGGCCGGATCGCGGGCCTGGATCATGTGCAGGGCGAAGACCTTCTGGCCGAGGAGCTCGACCACCCCGTCCACGCAGACCTTGCCCGCGGTGGCCGACATGGACGGCCCCCGTACGGTCCGGGCGAGGCCGGAGACCGAGGCGTAGGCGTCCCGGAAGATGTCGTAGGCCCGGGCCAGCGGCACCGCGAAGTAGTCCACCGGACCGGTGTCCCGCTCCACGAACATGTAGTACGGAATCATCCCGAGCCGCACCTGGGCGCGCCACATCGACTCCCACACCCGCGGGTCGTCGTTGATCGAGCGGATCAGCGGCGCCTGGGTGCGGATCACCGCCCCCGTGCCGCGCAACCTGGCCACCGCCTGCGCCACCACCGGCGGTTCCAGCTCGCGCGGGTGGGAGAAGTGGGCCATCAGCGCCAGGTTCTTGCCCGCCGCCACGACCTCCTCGAACAGCCGCAGCAGATCCTCGGCGTCCGGATCGGTGAGGAACTTCCGCGGCCAGAAGGACAGCGCCTTGGTGCCCATCCGGATGGACTCGATCTGGTCCAGCGCGAGCAGCGGCTCGACGTAGCGCCTCAGCACCGCCGCGCTGGGGATCATCGAGTCGCCGCCGGTGAAGAGCACGTTGGTGATGTGCGGGTGCGCGCGCAGGTAGTCCACCAGGATCAGTTCGTCGCTGTCGGCCGCCATCCGCAGCTCCGGCTCGCCGACGAACTGCGCCCAGCGGAAGCAGTAGGTGCAGTAGGCATGGCAGGTCTGGCCCTGGCGGGGGAAGAACAGCAGCGTCTCGCGGTACTTGTGCTGGATTCCGGCCAGTTGCTGACCGTCCACCACCGGGTGGTTGAGCTCCAGCTGGCCGGCGGGGTGCGGGTTCAGCCGCATCCGCACCTGGTGGGCGATCGTCTGGATCTGCCGGCGTGGCGCCCCGCTGCGCAGCAGGTCCGCGATCCTGGCCACGTCCTCGGCCGGCAGCATGTCCTCCTGCGGGAAGACCAGGCGGTAGATCGGGTCGTCGGGGGCCGCGGACCAGTCGATCAGCTCGTCCACGACATGGCTGTTGGCCCGGAAGGGCAGCACCTCGGCCACCGCCCGCACGCCCAGGCGCTGGTCGGGGCTCAGGCCGGCGCGGGCGGTCAGGTCGTCCAGGTGTCTGGAGGTGACGGCGTGGAACCGGGGCGGGCTGTCCGTGGTCGGCGGAACGCTTGCGTTGCTCGGGGGCACCGTGCGGTCATTCCTTCCGGTCGGGGGCGGCTCAGCCGCAGAGCTTGCCGAACCCCTCTTCGATCGCGGCCAGGAGCCGCGAGACATGGGGCAGTACGAGCGGATCGGAGCTGTGCAGGGCCGCGGACTGCTCCTCGGGGGTCTCGCCGTAGAGCATGCTGGTGGCCGCCCGGAAGCGGAGCGCTCCCGGTTCGTCGCCGTGGTGGTGGCCGCCGAGGACGGCGATGCCGTGCGCGTCGAGCAGTCGGTCCTGCAGGGTGGCGGAGTCGGTGACGCCCCGGGCGGCCAGGGCCTCCCGGCGCGGTTCGAAGTCCGGGTAGACGTAGAA comes from Streptomyces sp. NBC_00448 and encodes:
- a CDS encoding class I SAM-dependent methyltransferase encodes the protein MSSGPVGYDFGGTVEGEVSRLFGDGAKRYDEARSRLVPHLNDFYGLAIDVAVRGHGPAPRVLDLGAGTGLFSGELALPLPNATVDLVDSSAAMLAVADQMLDLYAVERTIYEQDLRAPLPQGPYDIVISALAIHHLPHPDQRDIYRRVREVMRPGGVFVNAEQVAGGTPALDALYEETWHREVVALGASPREIDEAVKRMAYDLPAPVATHLSWLTEAGFSQVDCLYKRYRFAVVAGWV
- a CDS encoding FAD/NAD(P)-binding protein, which encodes MTRVEPFSIGLVGAGPRGLIALQRLCSGVAASASDRPVHLHVIDPYEPGAGRVWRRDQSRSLLMNSPCERVTVFRESPLPGERAARPTAGPTLWNWARAVADGSIPADPQAEAEARSLTPAACTTRAFHGSYLRWAFDHVRRSAPARVQIFDHRATARALDDAPNGCQAIRLAAADGRELTLTVDAVVLAQGHVDMLPDAGEDWFAGWARARGLVHVPASNPADVNLDGIAAGEPVLIRGLGLNFFDYVAMLTTGRGGRYERAASGRLRYLASGREPVLFAGSGRGVPQPSSSASEPPSEPLCAPGVDLAARLRESAGSGPIDFRRHIWPLALHEIGRLRNAPAAPVPVDDTSASQRDVDALVQPASGLTFRSPGEYREWAARLMHTDLRPEGARPEAVGRALSAVRRQVRDLAREGRISGRSFRDHVLGTFASLDNVGAEGPQTAWLEELSALMDSAVVCLVGPHMLIEADEDAGRFAAYSPAVSGSRVVARCLIEAHLPAPDIRRTSDPLLRHLAATGQIRQRSLPDGRGDYATGALDVDTATVAVVRADGTPHPRRFGYGPPTELVPWVTSLDVSGIVGEAFRDADRIAAGCLRLMDTADRSLDPVACSARYSVPQSP
- a CDS encoding SDR family oxidoreductase, whose translation is MDLGIDGKVFLITGGTKGLGLAAAHALVGEGARVVVSSRGQTAVDEAAAALGGPENVLGLAADNADALAAERMVASALRRFGRLDGVLISVGGPPTGPITTITDEQWRDSFESVFLGALRLARAAAPVLPFDGSIGFVLSLSVKSPWPNISISNGLRPGLAMAAKTLADELGPRGIRVNGFVVGSIATDRLKSLESANDDPERARAARTAEIPLRRYGTPEEFGRLAAVILSPAASYVTGTMIHIDGGALRTL
- a CDS encoding alpha/beta fold hydrolase, coding for MSEEPGLLMTLGRRSGPLDSVLIHPAGGGLGQYLRLARRLARHGTVYGIRAAGLLPGERPERSVPRMTAAYRELLDALPRPPALLAGWSLGGILAWELAAEAAAAGTAGGTPPPAVVMIDSHPELEPDNALLRSHPLDSIEHSAGGLSSGFEPALLRSTAAAHLTAARAHRVRQPSDTPTLLLACASPDREAQIARWRSLATRLTVRDLDCGHFDVFTPPHHGQLLRHIQPFIDRLTAAR
- a CDS encoding DMT family transporter, which translates into the protein MDVEPGATTRRAAAPADVAEGADRARVPGSVSAVAGVVVFSLTFPATAWALEGMGPWTVTTVRAVLAALIAGGCLLARRVPLPRRAHWAGLATVAGGLIVGYPLMTTLALQTTTSTHAAVIAGLLPLTTAVYGTARTGVRPPPVFWAAALTGAAVVVGFAFQQGGGTFSAADLYLFASLLVAAAAYTEGGLLARAMPGWQVIAWALVICLPLTAAGSVAALLVDHPHPTARSLIGLIWLGAGAQFLGPLVWYRGIAAIGITRASQILLSQPLLTLIWSVPMLGERPPVIAAVAAVAVLVCIAVTQRAGR